Sequence from the Rhodohalobacter sp. SW132 genome:
GCGTTTGCCACTTCCGTCCAGTTTGAGCCATCCAGAAGTTCGAACGTTACGCTTCCTGTGGGGTTTTCGCCACTTACCTTAGCAGTAAGCGTAACGATGTCGCTGTACTGGCGCTGATCAGGATCTATAGTAAGTGTCGTCATCGTGGCGACTGGGTTTACAGTGAGTTCTACGCTGCCATCTGCCGCCTCGAATCCGTCCGCACCGCTATAGCAAGCAGTAATCGTGTAGTCGCCTGCACTGAGTGTGCTGCTTGTATGAAAGGCCTCGCCGTTCGAGTCGAGCGCGACTTCCAAAGCGAGTGTTGCATTTGGCGATTCACAGGTCCCGACACTGATGAAGGAGACCGTTCCGGTGGTAACGGCGCTGTTACCCCGCACCTCGGCCGTAAACGTCACTTCCTGGCCGAAGGCCGCAGGGCTTGGGTCTGCATCGATCGTAACGGTGGTCGGCACGTCGCCGTTGGCCGGTAGGTCGTCGAAGAGGGAGTAGAGCAGCAGGTTCGGCGAGCCTTCACCGATGCCGGTCAGCTCATCTACCGTCGCCGCTGCCTTGATGGCATTCCATACATCGGCAGGTGAGTCGTTTGTGTTATTCTCCAGATAGAGCGCGACGGCACCAGCCACATGAGGGGTCGCCATCGAGGTTCCATTGACAGTATTCGTTGCACTATTGCTTGTGTGCCAGGCTGAGGTAATGCCCGTACCCGGCGCGAAGATGTCAACGCAGGATCCTTTATTCGAAAAGCCGGAACGTGCATCAGTATCTGTAGTGGATCCGACCGTTATGCTTTCGGGTAGGCTTGCCGGGGAGTAATTGCAAGCATTGGAGCCATCATTACCGGCTGCAGTTACGTAAGTCAACCCTGCATCGATCGAGCCTGCCACGGCATCATTTATGGATTGATAAAACAGACCCCCGAGGCTCATGTTAACCACAGCTGGTGATTCGTGGTTCGCGGTGATCCAGTCAACAGCTGCATTCACAGTGGACCAGCTCCCATCCCCAGAGCAACCGAAGACACGCAAATCTATCAGGGAAACATCCTTTGCTACACCCCACGTCTCACCACCTATGGTACCGGCCACATGCGTCCCATGGCCAATGCAATCGTCCTTTCCATCATCTACAAAATCATATCCCAGACTGGCACGGCCCCCAAATTCCTCATGTGTGGTTCGGATCCCTGAATCGATAACGTAGACGTTCACCCCCGCTCCGGTAGCTGTGTAATGGTAGAGTTCATTCAAGGGAAGCTGGCGCTGGTCGATGCGATCGAGCCCCCAGGTGGCATTCTCCTGTACGGTATTAGATCCGATCGATGCGATCCCGTCTTGTTCGACATAGGCGATGAACGGGTTTCGCTCCAGGGCCACCAAGGCTGGTTCGGGCAGGTTGGCCACGGCAAAGCCTTTAAGAGCGTACTGATAGATATGCAACTCATCACCGCCGTGAGCTTGCAGGAGCCCGCGCGCGACTCCAGGCACGTCTTGAACATGGTCACGGAAGACAACGATATACTGCCCTGGGATCTTTACAGGGCTAGCGTCCTGAGCGTTAATTTGCCCTGAGCTTTGAATAGCTGACTGTTGATTATTGATGGAGGTATCAGGTGAAGTTACATTATCACACCCGGTCGCTATCATCAGCAGAATGATGATACTGTATGAATAAACCCGTCCGCCCTTTCTTTGATAACTTTTATGTTTTTCCATAGATATTCTCTTTTTGTTGTTGGTAAGAATTCTCACAGAAAACTCCTGCATTTTTTTATGCTATAGTTGCCAAAACCTCAAAAGCCGTTTTGTCCGGAGGAAAGAATTGTTACCTACAGTCAGACCCTATTCCAACCTTCAGAAGGATATATATTTGTACTTAGCACCACTGCTTGATTTTTGATCACAACCGGTGACCAATCCCACATTTGCAAAAGCCAATAACGAGGAGAGTTTGTGTTTTTTTGTGATTACACAATGTCTGTATAATCCCTTATAAAGCAATCTCTTACAGAAATAAATAAAAAAAATATATAAGTCCAGTGAAATTAGAAAACAACTCAAAAAAACTATCTGAACCATTTAACATACTCACCACTGATAAGTGAAGCAGTGAGCAAAAATCTACTTATGTACACGGCTTTGACTTAAGTCCCCAGAAACCATTTGATTTACAATAGCTATTTGATCTCTTGCAAAAATTTTGATCTCTCAGAGTAAATTGTATAGCTCGCCAATTGTCTGTGCTGCCCATGTGTACTGATTGTTAATCAGCCAAATGGGTTGATCTTTCTAGGAGTCTGTCGGGCTTGACTCGAATGTGAAGAAAAAAATATCAGAATGGCTCAACGATTTGTCCGGATTCCCGAATGGATTGAATTTTTATCTATTTTCATTTTCAGATATAGGATCCCCGGGTTTATTCTCCCGCCAACACATGCATTCTCTTCAAATTGTAGGCGCATTGCACCAGATTCCACTCACCATTGATCTTCTCCAGGCCTCTGAAAAGGAATTGACGGAATCCCATCATGTGTTTTATAATTCCAAAGAACGGCTCGACCGTAGATTTTCGCCTTGCGTAAAACTCCCGGCCTTCCTTCGTCTTCAGTCGCCACTTCATCATTTCGGTTGGCGTTGCATCGTCCGGGGGCGGGCCGGGATCGGACAGGCGTTCGGCCCAGCATCATACGTGGGTGGTAAGCATCCGACTCGCTGCCGGTGTAGGTTCCTTCCAGGGTAGAAATATCCAGCTGGTCGACAATTTCGACCACAAATCGGGCAAGGTGATCCTCCGGAAGCCAGTCGTCAACAGAGGGTGGGAGCAGATAGGCGGTATCTCGATCAACTAAGCGAAAATTAGCAGACATAGCAGCTTGTAGATTCGGTTTAAAAGTCCATTAAACATAATGATTTAGAGGCAGGGAATCTGGCAAATATTCGTAGTTTTTCGATCATTTGAGGCGAGAAGTGGCGATAAATAACAGATAAACTCGGCTCATGTTTGGACGCAACACGTAAAAGAGAGTCATGGGTCGAAATCGCGGAAAATTTACCTTAAGTCCGACAGACTCCTAGAGACTGTATTTATGTGGATTTATCTGCACCAACAGGCAGGGAATAAAATACTCTGCCTGAAAATTATCCGTAACGCATCTTCTAATCTTGGTTCAATTCTGGAAAAATTGATGTTCAGCCCTTCATCCACTACACCGGATTATTATGAATTTTGATGACTTTCCACCATAAATCGAAAGAATTATTATTAAGTTTGTGTCTATGAACACAAAACAGATCATATCCATCATCTCCAACTTACCATTTGATCAGCAGGTAGAGATCGTTGATCAGATATTGCAAACCCTTCACCAGCCAGATCCAGACGTAGAACAAGCATGGATGGATGAGGTCGTATCGAGGGCCAGAGAGATTGACTCTGGAGAAGTCGAAATGATACCCGGTGATCAGGCCATGCAACGCCTCAGATCCTTTAATCTGGGGTAATGGTTTCGATTACAGGATGTAGTTCATATGAAGCTGCATACTTGATTTCCGAAAAATTGTCTGACTTTATCGTCATTTAATTATTTAAATTACTCTCATGAATAAAGACCAGATCATTTCCATTATCAACGACTTGCCAATTGATCAGCGAATAGAAATTGCTGATCAAATTCTTCAATCTCTTCACCAGGTTGATCCCGAAATTGAAAAAGCCTGGGCTAAAGAAGCCCGGCGACGTCTGGATGAATTTGAGGAAGGTAAGGTAAAAGCAATTCCTGGTGATCAGGTATTCGAACAATTACGGGAAAAGTATTCTAAATGAGTTATCAGTACTAATCGACTCTGTTTAAAGTCCCTCCATGCCAGTGCAGATAAATCCAGGGTTTATCAGAATAGGGCATCATTCCCGCCGGAATCGTTTTTTGAAATAGGAAAGCTTAGATAAGCTCGATTGTGAGATTTAAGTATTCTTCATGGAGTATATAACTTTCGAGTTCTAACTCGTCAGTTGTAGCTGCACATTATTCGCAGTTCTCAAAATACTCATATAGCTTCATCTCCATCAATAAATAATCAATCCACACTTCCGATTCAGATGCCCTTCTCCACAATTCTACGGCATTCACCCAACCCATTTTTCCCCGCACAAAATTGTGAATGTCTCTCGTCATTCTGATTTATACTGTAGGAGCAATAGAACTGATGTTTTAAATTTATCCAGTAACTCACTCTTTACTAACTAATATGATCTATAAATCTGATTCTACCACTTTTCAGTTTTACCTAATTTCATGCTGAAATAAAACAAAAACGTTTAACAATCAACATATCTGAAATCCACTATTTGTGGCTTAAATATACCCGATATACTCGACGTAGTTAATGTCTAATTATTGCTGGTGGCTATTCAATCATTTGCAGGATTTTACTACACATAGACGTTTAAAATATATTTGTTTAATTCTTTGGTTGGGCTCAATATATTAAATACCTCCCCTCATCCATTCGTTGATCTTTTTAGCTTTTCATTTTAGAAAATATTAAGCACGCCCGATAACACTACAAAATCATTCTATTACATATAAAAGATTCTCTTGAAACACCTTATTCAATTCTTTTCTATTCTCTTATTAGTTTTTCTATTCATGACATGTGGAACCGAATCCATCCCAGATGAAGAGGATCAAACTTTAGAAGAAGTAACAACAAATTTTTTAACAATTGGTGGAAGTGGTGGAGACTACGGTCAATCTATTTATCAGACTGGGGATGGAGGATTCATTGTTAGTGGGTTAACTACATCTACCGATGGAATTTTCAGTGAGTCGTTCGCTGAGGGAAGGTCCATTTTTGTGATCAAGTTTAATATCGTAGGTGATAAACAATGGGTGAAAACCTTCAATGGGCATGAGGGGGCCACTTCAATTGTTCAATCTCACGATGGTGGATACATATTAACTGGGCATAGCAGATCAATTGATGGAAATTACAGCAATGCTGATCCTGGACTTAAAAACCTTTATATTATTAAATTGAATTCTTTAGGGGAAATACAATGGGAAAAAAAAATTGGTGGAAGCGATAATGATGAAGTTAGTTCTATTGCTCAACTTCATAATGGTAGTATTGTCTTAACTGGGGGAACCAGTTCTAATGATGGTGATTTTTCGGGCATGAACTCAGAACAAAGAGGGATCTTCGTGATCAAATTGGATTCCGATGGAAATACTCAACTCATCAAAATTATTAGTGGAAATAACTGGAGTTCCTCAGTAATTAACACTCATGATGGTGGTTTTGCATTGACAGGACATGCTGGTAGTAATATTATTATCATCAAATTTAATTCGGATGGAAAAAAACAATGGACTAAAACCTATGGTGGAACTGAGTGGGATATGGGAAATTCAATAATACAGGCTAAAGATGGAGGGTTTATTTTAACTGGTGGATTTACTTCAAATGATGGAGATTTCCATGAAGTAAATAAAGGTGGATGGAATATTCCCGTAATCAAATTGGATTCATTGGGTGAAATTGAATGGGTAAAAACTTTTGGTGGAAGTGGATATCAAGAATTAGGTCATTCTATTTCTTTAACTCAAGACGGTGGATTTATTTTAACGGGCGAAACTAGCTCTAATGATGGTGATTTCATGGGGTTGAATCAGGGGGAAACTGATATCTTTGTAATTAAATTGAAATCATCAGGAGATACTCAATGGGTAAAAACTTTTGGCGGAAGTGGTTTTGACAATGGTTATTCAGTCACACAAATCGAAGACGGTGACTATGTTGTGACTGGTAGAACTAGTTCCAATGACGGGGACTTCAGTTCAAATAAAAATCAAGGTGATACTATCTTTCTTATCAAATTAGACTCTGAAGGTAAAACTATTCCGTTTCAATTAAATTAAATGTGTCCGGTTTTTTTTAAAGGTGTAAATAGATATCGAAAGACACCTGGTAAAATTGTGACTCGCCAATTAATACTTTCTACTTTATATTTCTCAATTGGCAAATGAAGAATAGCTTCTTCCATAATTTTTCAAAATACTCTGATAACTCCATCTCCATCAGCAAATAATCAATCAACTGGTCCGACTTTGATACATTGTCTATTAATTCGATGGCGTTTTTTCAATCCATTTCTCCCCATACAAAATTATGTATGTCTCTCGTCATTTTCAGTTTCTCTCTCATTGTCCTGATATTAGATTAACGACTTCAGAATCTTTCTATTTGTATGATCTAAATTCTGGCGATCCCTTACAACCTGAGTTCGATTCTTAATTGGGGAAGAATATTGGAGATAAATTGGTGTAAAGATCTTGAGGACTTAAGCTTTTAAAGCAAAGTACCGATACAAACATTAATACAATATACTTAAGGTGAAATAGCCAACACCAAAAAAAGTGGTAATTGTTAACACAATACCAGCTTGTTGTTATCATATATTTCCATGCTTTTTGACAAAGTTCTGTGAAAAATTTTTCTTTGTATAGTATCAATTATTCTGATTCTTGCTGGATTTAGCATTGTTACTAAGTCACATAAATCTTCTACTAGAATGGATAAGATTGAGAACGCAATGATATATTTCTTTCTTTTGTCGGGGAGCATAAGAGATGTTCATGCTTACTTTGACATTGATCCCAATTTCTTAATTTTACCCTCATTATTTAAAAACAACTTGAATTTAACTTTCTAACGAAGCAAGGAAATCTTGAACAGCGTTGGTGATATTCAAATATTGGCAAAAAAGAAAAACAGAATATGGCAGATATTTATAAAAATCTTGAAGGAGCATTTGGAGACTCACTAAAAAATAAATTTGATGAGTACTCTGATTTTGATTCTGATTTAGAAATTGATGCAATGCTTGAAGCAAAAAAGCTAAGTGATTATGTTACAACTAAAAAGATGGAAAAACTATGTCATCGAACTCTTTTAATTCATAGTAAAACAGGAAATGACTTTAGGTTTCAAGCGACATTAGTAAAATTTTTAAGACCTAATGGCGAGTCTTGCATAGCTGAATTTTCTGTTCCTATTGATTTTAATGGTAAAATAAGACTCTGGACAGAAGACTTACGTGGTAAAAAAGTATGGTCTACAATGGAAACGATTGAAGAATGGGAATGTAATCCAGATCTTCTATTTGACTTTTTAGGAAAATACACGCATAGATTTACCCAAGATCAATTTGA
This genomic interval carries:
- a CDS encoding S8 family serine peptidase, which gives rise to MEKHKSYQRKGGRVYSYSIIILLMIATGCDNVTSPDTSINNQQSAIQSSGQINAQDASPVKIPGQYIVVFRDHVQDVPGVARGLLQAHGGDELHIYQYALKGFAVANLPEPALVALERNPFIAYVEQDGIASIGSNTVQENATWGLDRIDQRQLPLNELYHYTATGAGVNVYVIDSGIRTTHEEFGGRASLGYDFVDDGKDDCIGHGTHVAGTIGGETWGVAKDVSLIDLRVFGCSGDGSWSTVNAAVDWITANHESPAVVNMSLGGLFYQSINDAVAGSIDAGLTYVTAAGNDGSNACNYSPASLPESITVGSTTDTDARSGFSNKGSCVDIFAPGTGITSAWHTSNSATNTVNGTSMATPHVAGAVALYLENNTNDSPADVWNAIKAAATVDELTGIGEGSPNLLLYSLFDDLPANGDVPTTVTIDADPSPAAFGQEVTFTAEVRGNSAVTTGTVSFISVGTCESPNATLALEVALDSNGEAFHTSSTLSAGDYTITACYSGADGFEAADGSVELTVNPVATMTTLTIDPDQRQYSDIVTLTAKVSGENPTGSVTFELLDGSNWTEVANASLSSDMASKEVQVTSAVGTATFRAVFSSTNDNFSGSTSESEVLTIEHEDATITYHEDNPAALQVSSAGGDLDAGELELLVEVQENETTPTMAAPGDIGLAGLSVQLVPVGPGGTVDLTCTSTVNGTGYSAFNTFTCTNSGPMEVNSYEVQVSVTGDYYMAQPYTDVFTLYDPSQGFTTGGGTFELEGDRVNFGFVMRYNPAGRNLQGNLLLVRHHSNGTTSRLKSNALGVLTLGSGSGFGWASFDGRSTYTSWDSSSDNYVTAGNQAFTVYLEDYGDSGISTDRIWVKGSGAFNMAGTLGTASNNTEVLTGGTISVPQPVARGRQ
- a CDS encoding transposase encodes the protein MMKWRLKTKEGREFYARRKSTVEPFFGIIKHMMGFRQFLFRGLEKINGEWNLVQCAYNLKRMHVLAGE
- a CDS encoding addiction module protein, producing the protein MNTKQIISIISNLPFDQQVEIVDQILQTLHQPDPDVEQAWMDEVVSRAREIDSGEVEMIPGDQAMQRLRSFNLG
- a CDS encoding addiction module protein: MNKDQIISIINDLPIDQRIEIADQILQSLHQVDPEIEKAWAKEARRRLDEFEEGKVKAIPGDQVFEQLREKYSK